A single Harpia harpyja isolate bHarHar1 chromosome 6, bHarHar1 primary haplotype, whole genome shotgun sequence DNA region contains:
- the LOC128143543 gene encoding tetraspanin-7-like gives MTVLKLSLMAFSLVFWAAGLTMLIVGLWAKVSLGSYLALSANDCPSAPAILLATGAAVIIWGFLGCFGAATEHRGLLRAYGAFLTAVLAAGLTAGLSALLYRRNVAQGFQEGLRRALLAYGEDEGTADALDALQRTLSCCGVESYHDWLASPWGLQQNGSVPLSCCRARRGCQRRPPGARGLHRDGCFGKVSAFVSSNMFYLATAALGLALLQLVGVVLACLLAARIPARLLGTAAPR, from the coding sequence ATGACCGTGCTCAAGCTGTCCCTCATGGCCTTCAGCTTGGTCTTCTGGGCGGCGGGGCTGACCATGCTCATCGTCGGCCTCTGGGCCAAGGTGTCCCTGGGCAGCTACCTGGCGCTGTCGGCCAACGACTGCCCCAGCGCCCCCGCCATCCTCTTGGCCACCGGCGCCGCCGTCATCATCTGGGGCTTCCTGGGCTGCTTCGGCGCCGCCACGGAGCACCGCGGCCTCCTGCGCGCCTACGGCGCCTTCCTGACCGCCGTGCTGGCGGCCGGGCTGACGGCCGGGCTCTCGGCGCTCCTCTACCGCCGGAACGTCGCGCAGGGCTTCCAGGAAGGGCTGCGCCGGGCCCTGCTCGCCTACGGGGAGGATGAGGGGACGGCGGATGCCCTGGACGCTTTGCAGCGCACCTTGTCCTGCTGCGGCGTGGAGAGCTACCACGACTGGCTCGCCTcgccctgggggctgcagcaaAACGGCTCCGTGCCCCTCAGCTGCTGCCGGGCCCGCCGGGGTTGCCAACGCCGCCCGCCCGGCGCACGCGGGCTGCACCGCGACGGCTGCTTCGGCAAGGTGTCGGCCTTCGTCAGCAGCAACATGTTCTACCTTGCCacggctgccctggggctggcgCTGCTGCAGCTCGTCGGCGTCGTGctggcctgcctgctggctgcccgcaTCCCTGCCCGCCTGCTGGGCACCGCCGCCCCTCGCTGa